Proteins from a genomic interval of Crassostrea angulata isolate pt1a10 chromosome 7, ASM2561291v2, whole genome shotgun sequence:
- the LOC128192813 gene encoding protocadherin-11 X-linked-like isoform X1: protein MEVLCSLYFLIITVTTGACDIVLNLTLREEEPVSTLVGNVASLSGLQKNMTPEVFQSLRYSFLDQAKTDDLFRIDNEAGDLLTNAVIDREKQCGFNQDCLFKFDVAAHSPVYSRFEILSVRVTLTDINDHMPTFPSSIVNKTLSESAVIGTTIQLDEALDLDSTSQNGIQSYTMITADSPFLFSATKTSEGVSLQLKLKSAINRENIDHYELIIVAVDGGSDPRTGSLTVNVEVADENDNSPQFYRDVYDVSLREDRDVGFQVIQLTATDKDIGANGQVAYKFNVRQSFLAEINEYFMINETTGKITLKNKLSQNTKKSFNITVDASDQGKPPKVSQCIVRVSIIDVENNKPVVRITLLSGSTGAISESSSVGTVIAHVTVEDSDSGSNGIVTCQIASDHFQLQTVLNRGYIVVISKALDRELSDNYNLSVECSDQGLPPLSTLSTIVVPIADVNDNAPLFYKTVYQASIRENNAFGDGVTQVLAKDRDLGQNSEIRYILPLESKEKLAINEDTGVITANYRFDRENESSYSLLVLAVDKGDPALTGTATIQLTVSDENDNKPTFTVPMFQFFVMENMGPQLKVGSLSASDLDEDDNQKILFDFHPNFKNLPSSQMPFEILPSGSISTRRDLDREDRNKYTFDIVAIDQGIPRLTSTSRVVVYVADQNDNKPFITFPLFSNQTVSVSQLAKIGTIVTQIRAYDLDETGPNSQLSYSILAGNEKDVFSIGETSGSIYLKRTYEITKNTPFKLRINVSDMNVSHMQSSFQDLTIVLTLPPPTPQVLEDGGTKNIIITVAVVILTIVLSAVIITVIIILRRNDQKLLQSKGQDNLVKTMYSVPPLDGCSPPSLDKSPSDKVTSIVDSPRKKKGVSFTFEEENTQIFYSDPMDQGQRGSGSYSRPDNSQILNSLFEDGLGRSQYKQQQDNMSDSSGEVTASDSGRGGSDLDLSMHLSKSDERHPRRTFKFRRNPDQGLHRNQYENINYVNTHDPRSDNQREAIPPRPPRLSCNSDNELLFHSEDSQTNPSYV, encoded by the exons ATGGAAGTGCTGTGTTCCCTGTACTTTTTGATAATCACTGTGACCACAGGGGCTtgtgatattgttttaaatttgacttTGAGAGAAGAGGAACCTGTCTCAACTTTAGTTGGAAATGTAGCTAGTTTAAGTGGCTTGCAAAAAAATATGACGCCAGAAGTTTTTCAGAGCCTGCGATACAGTTTTTTGGACCAAGCCAAGACTGATGATTTATTTCGAATTGATAATGAGGCTGGCGATTTATTAACCAACGCTGTGATTGACCGGGAGAAGCAGTGTGGATTCAATCAGGACTGTCTGTTTAAGTTTGATGTTGCTGCTCACTCCCCTGTATATTCTAGGTTTGAGATTTTATCAGTGCGAGTGACTCTAACAGACATTAATGATCACATGCCTACTTTTCCGTCCTCCATCGTCAACAAGACTTTGTCTGAGTCCGCTGTCATAGGAACCACCATACAGCTGGATGAAGCACTAGATCTTGACTCTACATCACAAAACGGAATTCAAAGTTACACCATGATTACTGCTGATTCTCCATTTCTCTTCAGTGCAACCAAAACTAGTGAAGGGGTCTCCCTACAGTTAAAACTAAAATCGGCCATCAACAGAGAGAATATAGATCATTATGAGTTGATTATTGTGGCAGTGGATGGAGGATCAGACCCTCGGACTGGAAGTCTCACTGTCAATGTGGAAGTGGCAGATGAGAATGATAATTCTCCACAGTTTTATAGAGATGTCTATGACGTCAGCTTGAGGGAGGACAGAGACGTTGGTTTCCAAGTGATTCAGCTTACAGCAACAGACAAAGACATCGGAGCAAATGGACAAGTGGCTTATAAGTTTAATGTGCGCCAAAGTTTCTTAGCAGAAATCAATGAATACTTCATGATTAATGAAACTACTGGCAAGATCACTTTGAAAAACAAACTTTCTCAGAACACTAAGAAAAGTTTCAACATCACCGTAGATGCTAGTGACCAAGGAAAACCCCCTAAAGTCTCTCAGTGCATTGTTCGTGTTTCTATCATTGATGTTGAAAATAACAAACCAGTGGTTCGTATCACTTTATTATCAGGGAGTACTGGGGCGATTAGTGAGTCCTCCAGTGTCGGTACTGTGATTGCCCATGTGACAGTAGAAGACAGTGACTCTGGGTCTAATGGAATTGTCACTTGTCAAATCGCCTCCGATCACTTCCAGCTTCAAACTGTTCTTAACAGGGGTTACATTGTGGTCATAAGTAAAGCTCTTGATCGTGAATTATCTGATAATTACAATCTGAGTGTTGAATGCAGTGATCAAGGCCTTCCTCCACTATCCACTTTGTCAACCATTGTGGTTCCCATTGCTGATGTAAATGACAATGCCCCATTGTTCTACAAGACCGTGTATCAAGCCTCCATTAGAGAAAACAATGCATTTGGAGATGGTGTCACGCAAGTCCTTGCCAAGGATCGAGACCTTGGCCAGAATTCAGAAATAAGATATATTCTTCCTCTTGAATCCAAAGAGAAATTAGCTATCAATGAAGACACTGGTGTTATAACAGCAAACTACAGGTTTGACAGAGAAAATGAATCGTCCTATTCTCTTCTGGTTTTGGCTGTTGACAAAGGAGATCCTGCACTAACTGGAACTGCTACAATTCAGTTAACAGTAAGCgatgaaaatgacaataaaccTACATTTACTGTTCCCATGTTTCAGTTTTTCGTTATGGAAAATATGGGACCACAGTTGAAGGTTGGATCTCTCAGTGCCTCAGATCTTGATGAAGATGACAACCAAAAGATTCTCTTTGACTTCCATCCAAATTTCAAAAACCTACCCAGCAGTCAAATGCCATTTGAGATTCTACCATCAGGGAGCATTTCTACAAGGAGAGATTTAGATAGAGAGGATAGAAATAAGTACACCTTTGACATAGTAGCAATAGATCAAGGTATCCCAAGGCTGACCAGCACCAGTCGGGTGGTTGTGTATGTTGCAGACCAGAATGACAACAAGCCTTTTATCACCTTCCCATTATTTTCTAACCAGACTGTCTCCGTATCTCAGCTAGCTAAGATTGGGACAATTGTTACTCAGATTAGGGCTTATGATCTGGATGAAACTGGACCTAACAGCCAACTTAGTTACTCCATCTTGGCTGGTAATGAGAAGGACGTCTTCTCCATAGGAGAAACCTCCGGTAGCATCTACCTCAAGAGAACGTACGAAATCACCAAAAATACTCCCTTTAAGCTTAGGATTAATGTCAGTGATATGAATGTCTCACATATGCAATCTTCATTCCAAGACTTAACCATTGTCTTAACACTTCCTCCCCCTACACCTCAGGTCCTAGAGGATGGAGGAACAAAGAACATCATAATCACTGTCGCTGTAGTCATCCTCACTATAGTACTGTCAGCAGTGATCATAACCGTCATAATAATCCTTCGCCGAAACGATCAAAAACTTCTCCAAAGCAAAGGCCAAGACAACTTGGTGAAAACCATGTATAGTGTGCCTCCTCTTGATGGCTGCTCTCCTCCCAGCCTGGATAAGAGCCCTAGTGACAAGGTGACCAGCATCGTGGACTCGCCCCGCAAGAAAAAAGGGGTCAGCTTCACGTTTGAAGAGGAAAACACCCAGATCTTTTACAGTGACCCTATGGACCAAGGACAG agAGGTAGTGGTTCTTACAGTAGGCCGGACAATTCACAGATCTTGAACTCTTTGTTCGAAGATGGCTTGGGAAGATCTCAGTATAAG cAGCAACAAGATAACATGAGTGATTCATCAGGGGAAGTAACTGCGTCTGACAGTGGTAGAGGGGGCAGTGATCTGGATCTCTCTATGCATTTATCCAAATCAG ATGAGAGACATCCAAGGAGAACCTTCAAATTTAGAAGGAATCCCGATCAAGGTTTACATCGAAATCAGTACGAAAATATCAACTACGTGAATACACATGACCCGAGGAGCGATAATCAAAGGGAGGCAATCCCTCCAAGGCCTCCTCGACTTTCATGCAACTCGGACAACGAGCTACTATTTCATTCTGAGGATTCACAGACAAACCCATCTTATGTGTGA
- the LOC128192813 gene encoding protocadherin-11 X-linked-like isoform X2 — MEVLCSLYFLIITVTTGACDIVLNLTLREEEPVSTLVGNVASLSGLQKNMTPEVFQSLRYSFLDQAKTDDLFRIDNEAGDLLTNAVIDREKQCGFNQDCLFKFDVAAHSPVYSRFEILSVRVTLTDINDHMPTFPSSIVNKTLSESAVIGTTIQLDEALDLDSTSQNGIQSYTMITADSPFLFSATKTSEGVSLQLKLKSAINRENIDHYELIIVAVDGGSDPRTGSLTVNVEVADENDNSPQFYRDVYDVSLREDRDVGFQVIQLTATDKDIGANGQVAYKFNVRQSFLAEINEYFMINETTGKITLKNKLSQNTKKSFNITVDASDQGKPPKVSQCIVRVSIIDVENNKPVVRITLLSGSTGAISESSSVGTVIAHVTVEDSDSGSNGIVTCQIASDHFQLQTVLNRGYIVVISKALDRELSDNYNLSVECSDQGLPPLSTLSTIVVPIADVNDNAPLFYKTVYQASIRENNAFGDGVTQVLAKDRDLGQNSEIRYILPLESKEKLAINEDTGVITANYRFDRENESSYSLLVLAVDKGDPALTGTATIQLTVSDENDNKPTFTVPMFQFFVMENMGPQLKVGSLSASDLDEDDNQKILFDFHPNFKNLPSSQMPFEILPSGSISTRRDLDREDRNKYTFDIVAIDQGIPRLTSTSRVVVYVADQNDNKPFITFPLFSNQTVSVSQLAKIGTIVTQIRAYDLDETGPNSQLSYSILAGNEKDVFSIGETSGSIYLKRTYEITKNTPFKLRINVSDMNVSHMQSSFQDLTIVLTLPPPTPQVLEDGGTKNIIITVAVVILTIVLSAVIITVIIILRRNDQKLLQSKGQDNLVKTMYSVPPLDGCSPPSLDKSPSDKVTSIVDSPRKKKGVSFTFEEENTQIFYSDPMDQGQRGSGSYSRPDNSQILNSLFEDGLGRSQYKQQDNMSDSSGEVTASDSGRGGSDLDLSMHLSKSDERHPRRTFKFRRNPDQGLHRNQYENINYVNTHDPRSDNQREAIPPRPPRLSCNSDNELLFHSEDSQTNPSYV; from the exons ATGGAAGTGCTGTGTTCCCTGTACTTTTTGATAATCACTGTGACCACAGGGGCTtgtgatattgttttaaatttgacttTGAGAGAAGAGGAACCTGTCTCAACTTTAGTTGGAAATGTAGCTAGTTTAAGTGGCTTGCAAAAAAATATGACGCCAGAAGTTTTTCAGAGCCTGCGATACAGTTTTTTGGACCAAGCCAAGACTGATGATTTATTTCGAATTGATAATGAGGCTGGCGATTTATTAACCAACGCTGTGATTGACCGGGAGAAGCAGTGTGGATTCAATCAGGACTGTCTGTTTAAGTTTGATGTTGCTGCTCACTCCCCTGTATATTCTAGGTTTGAGATTTTATCAGTGCGAGTGACTCTAACAGACATTAATGATCACATGCCTACTTTTCCGTCCTCCATCGTCAACAAGACTTTGTCTGAGTCCGCTGTCATAGGAACCACCATACAGCTGGATGAAGCACTAGATCTTGACTCTACATCACAAAACGGAATTCAAAGTTACACCATGATTACTGCTGATTCTCCATTTCTCTTCAGTGCAACCAAAACTAGTGAAGGGGTCTCCCTACAGTTAAAACTAAAATCGGCCATCAACAGAGAGAATATAGATCATTATGAGTTGATTATTGTGGCAGTGGATGGAGGATCAGACCCTCGGACTGGAAGTCTCACTGTCAATGTGGAAGTGGCAGATGAGAATGATAATTCTCCACAGTTTTATAGAGATGTCTATGACGTCAGCTTGAGGGAGGACAGAGACGTTGGTTTCCAAGTGATTCAGCTTACAGCAACAGACAAAGACATCGGAGCAAATGGACAAGTGGCTTATAAGTTTAATGTGCGCCAAAGTTTCTTAGCAGAAATCAATGAATACTTCATGATTAATGAAACTACTGGCAAGATCACTTTGAAAAACAAACTTTCTCAGAACACTAAGAAAAGTTTCAACATCACCGTAGATGCTAGTGACCAAGGAAAACCCCCTAAAGTCTCTCAGTGCATTGTTCGTGTTTCTATCATTGATGTTGAAAATAACAAACCAGTGGTTCGTATCACTTTATTATCAGGGAGTACTGGGGCGATTAGTGAGTCCTCCAGTGTCGGTACTGTGATTGCCCATGTGACAGTAGAAGACAGTGACTCTGGGTCTAATGGAATTGTCACTTGTCAAATCGCCTCCGATCACTTCCAGCTTCAAACTGTTCTTAACAGGGGTTACATTGTGGTCATAAGTAAAGCTCTTGATCGTGAATTATCTGATAATTACAATCTGAGTGTTGAATGCAGTGATCAAGGCCTTCCTCCACTATCCACTTTGTCAACCATTGTGGTTCCCATTGCTGATGTAAATGACAATGCCCCATTGTTCTACAAGACCGTGTATCAAGCCTCCATTAGAGAAAACAATGCATTTGGAGATGGTGTCACGCAAGTCCTTGCCAAGGATCGAGACCTTGGCCAGAATTCAGAAATAAGATATATTCTTCCTCTTGAATCCAAAGAGAAATTAGCTATCAATGAAGACACTGGTGTTATAACAGCAAACTACAGGTTTGACAGAGAAAATGAATCGTCCTATTCTCTTCTGGTTTTGGCTGTTGACAAAGGAGATCCTGCACTAACTGGAACTGCTACAATTCAGTTAACAGTAAGCgatgaaaatgacaataaaccTACATTTACTGTTCCCATGTTTCAGTTTTTCGTTATGGAAAATATGGGACCACAGTTGAAGGTTGGATCTCTCAGTGCCTCAGATCTTGATGAAGATGACAACCAAAAGATTCTCTTTGACTTCCATCCAAATTTCAAAAACCTACCCAGCAGTCAAATGCCATTTGAGATTCTACCATCAGGGAGCATTTCTACAAGGAGAGATTTAGATAGAGAGGATAGAAATAAGTACACCTTTGACATAGTAGCAATAGATCAAGGTATCCCAAGGCTGACCAGCACCAGTCGGGTGGTTGTGTATGTTGCAGACCAGAATGACAACAAGCCTTTTATCACCTTCCCATTATTTTCTAACCAGACTGTCTCCGTATCTCAGCTAGCTAAGATTGGGACAATTGTTACTCAGATTAGGGCTTATGATCTGGATGAAACTGGACCTAACAGCCAACTTAGTTACTCCATCTTGGCTGGTAATGAGAAGGACGTCTTCTCCATAGGAGAAACCTCCGGTAGCATCTACCTCAAGAGAACGTACGAAATCACCAAAAATACTCCCTTTAAGCTTAGGATTAATGTCAGTGATATGAATGTCTCACATATGCAATCTTCATTCCAAGACTTAACCATTGTCTTAACACTTCCTCCCCCTACACCTCAGGTCCTAGAGGATGGAGGAACAAAGAACATCATAATCACTGTCGCTGTAGTCATCCTCACTATAGTACTGTCAGCAGTGATCATAACCGTCATAATAATCCTTCGCCGAAACGATCAAAAACTTCTCCAAAGCAAAGGCCAAGACAACTTGGTGAAAACCATGTATAGTGTGCCTCCTCTTGATGGCTGCTCTCCTCCCAGCCTGGATAAGAGCCCTAGTGACAAGGTGACCAGCATCGTGGACTCGCCCCGCAAGAAAAAAGGGGTCAGCTTCACGTTTGAAGAGGAAAACACCCAGATCTTTTACAGTGACCCTATGGACCAAGGACAG agAGGTAGTGGTTCTTACAGTAGGCCGGACAATTCACAGATCTTGAACTCTTTGTTCGAAGATGGCTTGGGAAGATCTCAGTATAAG CAACAAGATAACATGAGTGATTCATCAGGGGAAGTAACTGCGTCTGACAGTGGTAGAGGGGGCAGTGATCTGGATCTCTCTATGCATTTATCCAAATCAG ATGAGAGACATCCAAGGAGAACCTTCAAATTTAGAAGGAATCCCGATCAAGGTTTACATCGAAATCAGTACGAAAATATCAACTACGTGAATACACATGACCCGAGGAGCGATAATCAAAGGGAGGCAATCCCTCCAAGGCCTCCTCGACTTTCATGCAACTCGGACAACGAGCTACTATTTCATTCTGAGGATTCACAGACAAACCCATCTTATGTGTGA
- the LOC128156812 gene encoding uncharacterized protein LOC128156812: MMASSIEDVVRDSVETQTNCIDDEVVRQKVGELRGDLNQLNINNAYLRSGLQTQGEKLLTMEDYQAVLSSTMSEFLGTMSEIRKKILDYRKESRRVDQEIGSLREEKAVLAEEEEMVVNQCVTNVQEERGGGCIKEADLTEEEKSELRLNDYTRYDLYRKLQCLKELKETSQALKTSYTHEWSKIKEDIRMYREERHQYEMEIQSVHNTALQKMRNLHLNPTNDEDKELLQIIKNLEMKRECREMKENNQDLEIMSRDIENDISQLLDTKRVLMKEMEGLERESRYGESYEPGVRLHRTSRHTNLVIRDEQLAEDTASIGEPEHVGGTHLHRCAKNSCIAIPREMWDEEELKELQRLTTNIDSEESTDGSDLTDDVSVENVNIDTLEDQVKKATADEQTLEEDRLKTDPKMPNQEVRLPKQMDEIATGNGLLTKLRARMGVQARSGTVLKPEVTPEDAGLRRSSLRDAAVTFMSRRPRRK; encoded by the exons ATGATGGCGAGCAGCATCGAAGATGTTGTGCGGGATTCTGTCGAAACCCAAACAAACTGTATCGACGACGAAGTAGTGCGGCAAAAGGTCGGCGAGCTGAGAGGGGATCTCAACCAGTTGAATATCAACAACGCCTATCTCCGCTCCGGCCTTCAGACCCAGGGAGAGAAGCTCTTGACGATGGAGGACTACCAGGCCGTGCTGTCGTCAACCATGTCGGAGTTCTTAGGCACCATGTCAGAAATCCGGAAAAAGATACTTGACTACAGAAAAGAAAGCCGCCGGGTCGACCAGGAGATCGGCTCGCTGCGTGAAGAAAAGG CTGTTCTAGCCGAGGAGGAAGAAATGGTTGTCAATCAATGTGTTACAAACGTCCAAGAGGAGAGGGGAGGGGGGTGTATAAAAGAAGCAGACCTGACGGAGGAGGAAAAGTCAGAGCTCCGACTTAACG ATTACACCCGCTACGATCTGTATCGTAAACTTCAATGTCTGAAGGAATTAAAGGAAACTAGTCAGGCCTTGAAAACCTCATACACTCACGAATGG AGCAAAATAAAGGAGGACATCAGAATGTACCGGGAAGAGAGACATCAGTACGAGATGGAGATACAGAGTGTCCATAACACAGCTCTCCAAAAGATGAGGAATCTGCACCTCAACCCAACAAATG ATGAAGATAAAGAATTATTACAGATAATCAAGAATTTGGAAATGAAACGCGAATGTCGGGAAATGAAAGAAAAC AACCAAGACTTAGAAATTATGTCCCGAGATATCGAAAATGATATCTCACAATTATTGGACACAAAACGGGTCCTAATGAAGGAGATGGAAGGGTTGGAGCGGGAGAGTCGTTACGGGGAGTCATACGAGCCGGGGGTGAGGCTTCACCGTACTAGCCGCCACACCAACCTCGTGATCCGCGATGAGCAACTGGCCGAGGACACTGCCTCCATCGGGGAACCCGAGCACGTGGGTGGAACACACCTACACAG ATGTGCCAAGAACTCTTGCATTGCTATTCCGAGGGAGATGTGGGACGAGGAGGAGCTGAAGGAGCTACAGCGGCTTACCACCAACATAGACAGCGAGGAATCCACCGACGGTTCAGATCTAACTGATGACGTCAGTGTTGAGAACGTCAACATCGATACTCTCGAGGACCAAGTGAAAAAGGCCACCGCTGATGAACAAACATTGGAGGAAGATCGTCTGAAAACTGATCCCAAAATGCCAAACCAGGAAGTCCGTCTGCCTAAGCAGATGGATGAAATAGCAACTG GTAATGGATTGCTTACTAAACTGCGTGCTCGAATGGGGGTACAGGCACGCTCTGGGACCGTTCTGAAACCGGAAGTCACGCCAGAAGATGCAGGTCTCCGACGATCTAGCCTTAGAGATGCAGCTGTAACATTCATGTCGCGCAGACCAAGAAGAAAGTAG